A DNA window from Halomicrobium mukohataei DSM 12286 contains the following coding sequences:
- a CDS encoding dTDP-4-dehydrorhamnose 3,5-epimerase family protein yields the protein MISGVTLRDLQTNTDERGHLVEVYREDWDEYDPSPQMSYYSMTYPGVTRAWHKHHHGQIDHFVCPKGRIKVGVYDDREDSPSQGELDTFVIGEHNQKVIRIPGECWHGFKAIGDEPAFLINFPSKLYDYENPDEERLPYDTDKIPLDWDEKPSE from the coding sequence ATGATAAGCGGTGTAACCCTTCGCGACCTACAAACAAACACAGATGAACGTGGTCATCTGGTTGAGGTATACCGGGAAGACTGGGATGAGTACGATCCATCCCCACAAATGTCCTACTACTCGATGACTTATCCCGGCGTCACACGCGCGTGGCACAAACACCACCACGGCCAGATAGATCATTTCGTCTGCCCGAAAGGACGGATTAAGGTCGGCGTCTACGACGACCGCGAGGACTCGCCATCGCAGGGCGAGCTCGATACCTTCGTTATCGGTGAGCACAACCAGAAAGTCATCCGGATTCCGGGTGAGTGTTGGCATGGATTCAAGGCTATCGGTGACGAACCGGCATTCCTCATTAACTTCCCATCAAAGCTCTACGACTACGAAAACCCTGACGAAGAACGGCTCCCATATGATACAGACAAAATACCTTTGGACTGGGACGAAAAACCCAGCGAGTGA
- a CDS encoding glucose-1-phosphate thymidylyltransferase, whose amino-acid sequence MKGVLLSGGTGSRLRPITHTGPKQLVPVANKPVLEYAVEDLRGAGITEIGVILGNKGRNEIQKLLGDGSDYGVEITYIVQGNPLGLAHAAGCARDFVGDDDFVMYLGDNILKSGVTDLVESFEAGDYGAGIALQEVDDPQAFGITDIDDQGNVTKLIEKPDEPPTDLALIGMYVFSPAIFDAITELEPSWRGELEITDAIQRLLDDGYEIDSHVVTGWWKDTGKPEDILEANRLVLKDKELNISGTIEDGAETDGQIELADSAIIEADAVVRGPVSIAENTTIKDGTYVGPYTSIGANSTLEDIHIENSVVIGDSDITADGRIVDSLLGRKANVESAAELLPEGRRLVIGENSQLKL is encoded by the coding sequence ATGAAAGGCGTCCTTCTCTCAGGTGGCACGGGCTCACGCCTGCGCCCGATCACCCATACAGGGCCGAAGCAACTTGTACCAGTAGCAAACAAACCCGTTCTCGAGTACGCGGTCGAAGACCTCCGGGGCGCAGGTATCACCGAGATCGGCGTTATCCTCGGGAACAAAGGCCGTAACGAAATCCAGAAACTGCTAGGCGACGGCTCCGACTATGGCGTTGAGATCACGTACATTGTCCAAGGAAACCCCCTCGGCCTCGCACACGCTGCGGGCTGCGCGCGTGACTTCGTCGGCGACGACGACTTCGTGATGTATCTCGGGGACAACATCCTCAAATCGGGCGTCACCGATCTCGTCGAAAGCTTTGAGGCGGGTGACTACGGTGCCGGGATCGCGCTGCAAGAAGTCGACGACCCGCAGGCGTTCGGGATCACCGACATCGACGACCAAGGCAACGTCACAAAACTCATCGAGAAGCCCGACGAACCGCCAACGGATCTCGCGTTGATTGGGATGTACGTCTTCTCGCCGGCGATATTCGACGCTATCACGGAACTCGAACCGTCCTGGCGCGGTGAACTCGAGATTACGGACGCCATCCAGCGCCTCCTCGACGACGGGTACGAGATCGACTCGCACGTCGTGACGGGCTGGTGGAAAGATACCGGCAAGCCCGAGGACATCCTCGAAGCGAACCGTCTCGTGTTGAAAGACAAGGAACTGAATATATCAGGTACTATTGAGGACGGCGCAGAGACTGACGGCCAGATCGAACTTGCGGACTCCGCGATCATCGAAGCGGATGCGGTCGTCCGTGGACCCGTCTCAATCGCCGAGAACACGACGATCAAAGACGGAACGTACGTCGGGCCGTACACCTCGATCGGGGCAAACTCCACCCTGGAAGACATCCACATCGAAAACAGTGTCGTCATCGGCGACTCCGATATCACCGCCGACGGTCGGATCGTCGATAGTCTCCTCGGGCGCAAGGCGAACGTCGAGAGTGCGGCGGAACTCCTCCCGGAGGGGCGTCGTCTCGTCATCGGTGAAAACTCTCAGCTCAAACTCTAA
- the rfbD gene encoding dTDP-4-dehydrorhamnose reductase, translated as MRLLVVGANGLLGSNVVLAGQQRGWDVCGTYHSTQPAFDIPLTQFDLGEHDTFDETLAEHDPDVVINCAAMTDVDGCETNPEQAYVLNGNAPGELATDCDANGVDFIHVSTDYVFDGTQRTPYSESADPDPAQVYGQSKLVGEQAVHGEVPETLIARLSFVWGIHRSRGDLTGFPAWIRNRHQSDETVPLFTDQWVTPTRAGQAAETLLDLIGQDATGLFHVACSSCVSPYEFGEMIAEYVNAGEDLLSEGSIEDVERDATRPTYSCLNVEHVESTLGRSQPTIREDVEAVRDAFR; from the coding sequence ATGCGACTCCTCGTCGTCGGTGCAAATGGACTCCTAGGCAGTAACGTCGTACTGGCAGGTCAGCAACGCGGGTGGGACGTCTGTGGAACCTATCACTCGACACAGCCAGCGTTCGATATCCCGCTCACGCAGTTCGACCTCGGTGAACACGACACATTTGACGAGACCCTCGCTGAACATGACCCGGACGTGGTCATCAACTGTGCTGCAATGACGGATGTTGATGGGTGTGAAACAAATCCTGAACAGGCATACGTACTCAACGGTAATGCACCAGGCGAGCTGGCCACAGACTGTGACGCCAATGGCGTCGACTTTATCCACGTGTCAACGGACTACGTATTCGACGGGACACAGCGTACACCGTACAGTGAGTCGGCGGATCCTGACCCAGCCCAAGTATACGGGCAGTCGAAGTTAGTGGGCGAGCAGGCAGTCCATGGTGAAGTGCCAGAGACACTTATCGCTCGCCTTTCGTTCGTCTGGGGTATCCACCGGAGTCGTGGTGACCTTACTGGATTCCCAGCATGGATTCGTAATCGTCACCAGTCGGACGAGACCGTTCCGCTGTTCACTGACCAGTGGGTGACGCCGACACGTGCCGGTCAGGCCGCCGAAACACTGCTCGATCTGATTGGGCAGGACGCCACTGGGCTCTTCCACGTTGCATGTTCGTCGTGTGTCTCCCCCTACGAGTTTGGGGAGATGATCGCCGAGTACGTCAACGCTGGTGAAGATCTGCTCAGCGAAGGGTCGATAGAAGATGTCGAACGAGACGCCACACGACCAACGTACAGCTGTCTTAATGTTGAACATGTAGAGTCGACGCTGGGGCGGTCCCAGCCGACGATACGCGAGGATGTTGAAGCAGTCCGGGACGCATTCCGCTAG
- the rfbB gene encoding dTDP-glucose 4,6-dehydratase, translated as MRILVTGGAGFIGSNFVHHVLDEHEDDEVITLDALTYAGSKDNLDGVLDDPRHEFVEGDIRDHDLVTDLVDDIDAIVNFAAESHVDRSIEGSKPFVTTNVQGTQTLLDAANEADIDRFLQISTDEVYGQILDGKFSENDSLNPRNPYAATKAGADLLAQSFQTTHDLPVLITRTCNNFGPRQHPEKLIPKFIQNADSGEELPVYGDGLNVREWIYVEDNCRALDIILREGDVGDVYNIGSYAEKTNLEVTEAILDAVDADDDLITFVDDRAGHDQRYALETEKIEALGWKPEYTFEEGLERTVNYYLN; from the coding sequence ATGCGAATACTCGTCACTGGTGGTGCTGGGTTCATCGGCTCGAACTTCGTCCACCACGTCCTCGACGAACACGAGGATGATGAAGTGATCACGCTAGACGCGCTGACGTACGCAGGCTCGAAGGACAATCTCGATGGCGTACTCGACGATCCACGCCACGAGTTTGTCGAAGGAGACATCCGCGACCACGATCTTGTCACTGATCTCGTCGACGATATCGATGCAATCGTCAACTTCGCGGCAGAGTCCCATGTTGACCGGTCAATTGAAGGTTCGAAACCCTTCGTGACGACGAATGTTCAGGGGACGCAGACACTCCTCGACGCAGCTAACGAGGCAGATATCGATCGCTTCCTCCAGATTTCGACGGATGAAGTGTATGGCCAGATTCTCGACGGCAAGTTTTCCGAAAACGACTCGCTCAATCCTCGAAACCCGTACGCTGCAACGAAGGCCGGTGCGGACCTCCTCGCACAGAGCTTCCAGACGACCCATGATCTTCCCGTCCTCATCACGCGTACCTGCAACAACTTCGGCCCGCGTCAACATCCCGAGAAACTCATCCCAAAATTCATCCAGAACGCCGACAGTGGTGAGGAGCTGCCTGTATACGGCGATGGATTGAACGTCCGTGAGTGGATTTACGTTGAGGATAACTGCCGAGCACTTGATATTATTCTCCGAGAGGGTGATGTCGGCGATGTCTACAACATCGGGAGTTACGCCGAGAAAACGAACCTCGAAGTCACAGAAGCGATTCTGGACGCCGTCGATGCAGACGACGACCTGATCACATTTGTGGACGACCGCGCTGGCCACGACCAGCGGTACGCACTCGAAACCGAGAAGATTGAAGCACTCGGTTGGAAACCGGAGTACACGTTCGAAGAGGGTCTCGAACGAACAGTTAACTACTACCTCAACTGA
- a CDS encoding NUDIX domain-containing protein → MADTEKPIPPMEWQAIVKNVPIVSVDLVVEHDGGVLLGKRKNEPAKGEWFVPGGTVLKNETRTDAVHRVADEEIGEQVVIDECLGTYEHFYDASEINGVDSKHYVVTAYRCHIESNNSDISSDDQHSAFEVFHPPFDKYHPYVERYLNDLDY, encoded by the coding sequence ATGGCTGACACAGAGAAACCAATCCCTCCGATGGAGTGGCAAGCAATCGTGAAGAACGTCCCCATAGTCTCTGTCGATCTCGTCGTCGAACACGATGGCGGTGTGCTCCTTGGAAAGCGGAAAAACGAGCCCGCCAAAGGAGAATGGTTCGTGCCCGGAGGAACTGTACTGAAAAATGAGACGCGTACCGATGCAGTCCATCGCGTCGCCGACGAGGAAATTGGAGAACAAGTCGTCATTGACGAGTGTCTCGGAACATACGAACACTTCTACGATGCGTCCGAGATCAACGGCGTCGATTCGAAACACTACGTGGTGACCGCGTACCGATGCCATATCGAATCTAATAATTCAGATATCAGCAGCGACGACCAACACAGCGCATTCGAAGTGTTTCACCCTCCCTTCGACAAATACCATCCATACGTCGAACGCTATCTGAACGATCTTGACTACTGA
- a CDS encoding IS5-like element ISHmu1 family transposase, with protein MKREDEFVSSKLARFTDRVVSLAQKAVVGEPDPAYEEGENGYADWVIVAIHGLREYLDHTYRRLLDVLHEMHGIVAKLDLAVADLPDFTTVCARKQDLEMRIWRVLLRLSAELHDLGDVQAIDATGMDRIAASQHYAKRTNYTFEAVKTTLLSDCKTGAILDIHCSMKQPHDSKIGWQMVKRNLDKLNILTADKGYDWWLLRQRLRAEGVKPVIKHREFGWHGIANNFLQDDTIYHQRSNAESTFFALRRKYGEIVRARTWFGQFRELVLKCAVRNIELSVSHS; from the coding sequence GTGAAGCGGGAAGACGAGTTTGTGTCCAGCAAACTCGCCCGCTTCACTGATCGGGTTGTCTCGCTTGCTCAAAAAGCCGTCGTCGGCGAACCAGATCCAGCGTACGAAGAAGGAGAAAACGGCTACGCAGATTGGGTGATCGTGGCGATTCACGGCCTCCGCGAGTATCTTGATCACACGTATCGGCGGTTGCTGGACGTGCTCCACGAGATGCATGGAATTGTCGCTAAACTCGACCTAGCGGTGGCTGATCTGCCTGATTTCACGACCGTGTGTGCGCGCAAGCAGGATCTGGAAATGCGTATTTGGCGCGTCTTGCTGCGGCTGTCGGCGGAGTTGCACGACCTCGGTGATGTTCAGGCAATTGACGCAACCGGCATGGATCGGATTGCTGCCAGCCAACACTACGCAAAACGGACGAACTACACGTTCGAGGCGGTGAAAACGACCCTTCTGAGTGACTGCAAGACTGGTGCGATCCTAGATATACATTGCTCGATGAAACAACCGCACGATTCCAAGATCGGCTGGCAGATGGTCAAACGCAATCTCGACAAACTGAATATTCTCACCGCCGACAAAGGCTACGACTGGTGGTTACTTCGCCAAAGACTGCGTGCAGAAGGCGTTAAACCGGTGATCAAGCACCGCGAATTCGGCTGGCACGGCATCGCCAACAATTTCTTGCAAGATGATACGATCTACCATCAACGCTCGAACGCCGAATCCACGTTTTTCGCGCTGCGACGCAAATACGGCGAGATCGTTCGGGCTCGAACCTGGTTCGGTCAGTTCCGCGAACTCGTTCTGAAATGTGCTGTCAGAAACATCGAACTCAGCGTCAGCCACTCATGA
- a CDS encoding DUF4212 domain-containing protein yields the protein MKNGDAGSDRTVDSSADESTTDSEPRPDGGVATGDEVAYLDAEVNIFSPSTPFMRDHLRIIWSGFVAWLLIVFGPVSLTPIIPGVMTAPIPVIGFPLHYFLVGIGAPVGALLLSIWYARKRDALDEEYGISHETEPEPETEVAAAADGGTAE from the coding sequence ATGAAAAATGGTGATGCTGGCAGCGACAGGACAGTCGACTCGTCGGCCGACGAGTCAACGACCGATTCGGAACCGCGGCCGGACGGCGGCGTCGCGACCGGCGACGAGGTGGCGTACCTCGACGCAGAAGTCAACATCTTCAGTCCGTCGACGCCGTTCATGCGCGACCACCTGCGGATCATCTGGTCGGGCTTCGTCGCGTGGCTGCTCATCGTGTTCGGCCCGGTGTCGCTGACGCCGATCATCCCCGGCGTGATGACGGCACCCATCCCGGTCATCGGGTTCCCGCTGCACTACTTCCTGGTCGGGATCGGCGCGCCCGTCGGCGCGTTGCTCCTGTCGATCTGGTACGCCCGCAAGCGTGACGCCCTCGACGAGGAGTACGGGATCAGCCACGAGACCGAGCCCGAGCCGGAGACGGAGGTCGCGGCCGCGGCCGACGGAGGGACGGCCGAATGA
- a CDS encoding sodium:solute symporter family transporter: MSGLLLQSGLLPEGLEISFKLIPGIMVTAMLLLFLAVGYVFKVADTEGMWVAGRSIGNVENGMAIGANWMSAASYLGMAATIALFGFYGLAFVVGWSTGYFILLIFMAAQMRRFGKYTAPDFVGDRFNSDSARAMAAVTTFLIGFVYAIGQARGMGLVGLYIFGDIGIPGLSGYQSMVVLMMAITVGYLTLSGMLGATKNMTVQFVILIVAFLAGLYAVGYTQGYSTVLPQLEYGRLIGALSAEFSEPFTTESYYTWIATAFTLVVGTCGLPHVLVRFYTVESERTARWSTVWGLFFICLLYLSAPAFAAFGTDLYANEIGAVYGDPGMSSAAGDVIVVLATQLAGLPEWFVGLVASGGIAAAIATTAGLFIAGSSAISHDIYKGLINPDATQRQQVLVGRLSIVALGVITTLAALDPAAPIAALVTYAFSLAGSVLFPMFFLGLWWENTNRQGALAGMSTGLVVWLIPMVNEVVPSYGLLAGAAGSDGVLSATLAQWLPAIGSALVAAPLVFVVTIAVSMATEEPPLETKRMVRQCHSPEPMGQQQTAEEVVSGAETPGDD; encoded by the coding sequence ATGAGCGGGCTCCTCCTCCAGTCGGGCCTGCTCCCGGAGGGGCTGGAGATTTCCTTCAAGCTCATCCCCGGGATCATGGTCACGGCCATGCTCTTGCTCTTTCTGGCGGTCGGCTACGTGTTCAAGGTGGCAGACACCGAGGGCATGTGGGTCGCCGGCCGCTCGATCGGCAACGTCGAGAACGGGATGGCGATCGGCGCGAACTGGATGTCTGCGGCCTCCTACCTCGGGATGGCCGCGACGATCGCGCTGTTTGGCTTCTACGGACTGGCCTTCGTCGTCGGCTGGTCGACGGGCTACTTCATCCTCCTGATCTTCATGGCCGCCCAGATGCGCCGGTTCGGGAAGTACACCGCGCCGGACTTCGTCGGCGACCGGTTCAACTCCGACAGCGCACGCGCGATGGCGGCCGTGACGACGTTCCTCATCGGGTTCGTCTACGCGATCGGTCAGGCCCGCGGAATGGGGCTGGTCGGACTGTACATCTTCGGCGACATCGGCATCCCCGGGCTCTCGGGGTACCAGTCGATGGTCGTGTTGATGATGGCGATCACGGTCGGCTACCTCACGCTGTCGGGCATGCTGGGCGCGACCAAGAACATGACCGTCCAGTTCGTCATCCTCATCGTCGCGTTCCTGGCCGGCCTCTACGCGGTCGGGTACACCCAGGGGTACTCGACGGTGTTGCCCCAGCTCGAGTACGGTCGACTGATCGGCGCGCTCAGCGCCGAGTTCAGCGAGCCGTTCACCACCGAGAGCTACTACACGTGGATCGCGACGGCCTTCACGCTCGTCGTCGGGACCTGTGGCTTGCCCCACGTACTGGTGCGGTTCTACACGGTCGAGAGCGAGCGGACGGCCCGCTGGTCGACGGTCTGGGGCCTCTTTTTCATCTGCCTGCTGTACCTGAGCGCGCCGGCCTTCGCCGCCTTCGGGACCGACCTCTACGCCAACGAGATCGGTGCCGTCTACGGCGATCCCGGGATGTCCAGTGCCGCGGGCGACGTGATCGTCGTGCTGGCGACCCAGCTGGCGGGACTGCCAGAGTGGTTCGTCGGCCTCGTCGCTTCCGGCGGGATCGCCGCCGCGATCGCGACGACCGCCGGCCTCTTTATCGCCGGCTCCTCGGCGATCTCTCACGACATCTACAAGGGACTGATCAACCCCGACGCGACTCAGCGCCAGCAGGTGTTGGTCGGTCGCCTGAGCATCGTCGCGCTGGGCGTCATCACGACGCTCGCGGCGCTGGATCCCGCAGCACCGATTGCCGCGCTGGTGACCTACGCGTTCTCGCTCGCGGGCTCCGTGCTCTTCCCGATGTTCTTCCTCGGGCTCTGGTGGGAGAACACGAACCGACAGGGCGCACTGGCCGGGATGTCGACCGGCCTCGTCGTCTGGCTCATCCCCATGGTCAACGAGGTGGTCCCGAGCTACGGGCTCCTCGCGGGTGCAGCCGGCTCTGACGGCGTGCTCTCGGCCACCCTCGCACAGTGGCTCCCGGCGATCGGCTCGGCGCTCGTCGCCGCACCGCTGGTGTTCGTCGTCACGATCGCCGTCTCGATGGCCACAGAGGAACCGCCACTGGAGACCAAGCGGATGGTTCGCCAGTGTCACAGTCCGGAACCGATGGGACAACAGCAGACGGCCGAAGAGGTCGTCAGCGGTGCGGAAACGCCGGGTGATGACTGA
- a CDS encoding universal stress protein, with the protein MYDNILVPTDGSDTAESAVEHAIDIAAKYDATLHALYVVDIDATNYSLGTEQIDRIRRGDLDEMTEVTDEAEKATGYVVDRAAEHGLTVEEHVTAGQPARAIRKFVEDNEIDLVVMGSHGRSGLSRVVLGSVAEKVLRRTRLPVLVVDAHGEGDEA; encoded by the coding sequence ATGTACGACAACATCCTCGTGCCGACGGACGGTAGCGACACGGCCGAAAGCGCAGTCGAGCACGCGATCGACATCGCCGCGAAGTACGACGCGACGCTACACGCGCTCTACGTCGTCGACATCGACGCGACCAACTACTCGCTGGGCACCGAACAGATCGACCGCATCCGTCGGGGCGACCTCGACGAGATGACGGAAGTCACCGACGAGGCCGAGAAGGCCACCGGCTACGTGGTCGACCGGGCGGCCGAGCACGGTCTGACCGTCGAGGAACACGTCACGGCTGGCCAGCCGGCCCGAGCGATCCGGAAGTTCGTCGAGGACAACGAGATCGACCTCGTCGTGATGGGGTCGCACGGCCGGTCGGGGCTCTCGCGAGTCGTCCTGGGCAGCGTCGCCGAGAAGGTGCTGCGCCGGACTCGCCTGCCCGTCCTCGTGGTCGACGCACACGGGGAGGGCGACGAGGCCTGA
- a CDS encoding signal recognition particle protein Srp54 has translation MVLDDLGSSLRGTLDDLRGKSRISEEDIEDIVKEIQRSLLQADVDVGLVQDLSDGIKSRALDEEPPAGTTPRDWVLRIVYEELVDLVGESTEIPLENQTIMLAGLYGSGKTTTAAKMAWWFSKKGLRPAVIQTDTDRPGAYDQSKQMADNAEVEFYGDEDSNDPVEIAREGLAATEDADVRIVDTAGRDGLNEELIDQIERIGAEVQPDRNLLVIDAAMGQSAKDQAQEFEDAIGIDGVAITKLDGTAKGGGALAAVDQTDSTIAFLGTGETVKDIERFEPSGFISRLLGMGDLKQLTERVERAMEETGEEEGDWEPEDMMEGSFTLKDMRKQMEAMNNMGPLDQVMDMIPGLGGGLMDQLPDDAMDVTQERMRDFEVIMDSMTEEELENPRVVGQSRTERIARGSGKPEERIRELLQQHKQMDQMLNQFQGMGEGDMERMMQQMQQQGGGPGGGMGGMGGGGGPFGD, from the coding sequence ATGGTACTCGACGATCTGGGCAGTTCCCTGCGGGGGACGCTCGACGATCTCCGTGGCAAGTCCCGCATCTCCGAGGAGGACATCGAGGACATCGTCAAGGAGATCCAGCGGTCGCTGCTGCAAGCGGACGTGGACGTGGGGCTGGTCCAGGACCTCTCTGACGGTATCAAATCGCGAGCGTTAGACGAGGAACCGCCCGCCGGCACGACCCCGCGAGACTGGGTCTTGCGCATCGTCTACGAGGAACTGGTGGATCTGGTGGGAGAGTCCACCGAGATCCCGCTGGAGAACCAGACGATCATGCTCGCCGGCCTCTACGGGTCGGGGAAGACTACGACCGCGGCAAAGATGGCGTGGTGGTTCTCGAAGAAGGGGCTGCGGCCGGCGGTGATCCAGACCGACACGGACCGTCCCGGCGCGTACGACCAGTCGAAGCAGATGGCCGACAACGCCGAGGTCGAGTTCTACGGCGACGAGGACTCGAACGATCCCGTCGAGATCGCTCGCGAGGGGCTGGCGGCGACGGAAGACGCCGACGTGCGCATCGTCGACACCGCCGGTCGTGACGGGCTCAACGAGGAGCTGATCGACCAGATCGAGCGCATCGGTGCGGAAGTCCAGCCCGACCGGAACCTGCTGGTGATCGACGCCGCGATGGGCCAGTCCGCGAAGGACCAGGCCCAGGAGTTCGAGGACGCCATCGGCATCGACGGCGTCGCGATCACGAAACTCGACGGCACGGCGAAAGGTGGGGGCGCGCTGGCGGCCGTCGACCAGACCGACTCCACCATCGCCTTCCTCGGGACCGGCGAGACGGTCAAGGACATCGAGCGCTTCGAGCCGTCGGGGTTCATCTCGCGGCTGCTCGGCATGGGCGACCTCAAGCAGCTCACCGAGCGCGTCGAGCGCGCGATGGAGGAGACCGGCGAGGAGGAGGGCGACTGGGAGCCCGAGGACATGATGGAGGGCTCCTTTACCCTGAAGGACATGCGCAAGCAGATGGAGGCGATGAACAACATGGGGCCCTTAGACCAGGTGATGGACATGATCCCCGGGCTGGGCGGCGGGCTCATGGACCAGCTGCCCGACGACGCCATGGACGTGACCCAGGAGCGGATGCGTGACTTCGAGGTCATCATGGACTCGATGACCGAGGAGGAACTGGAAAATCCCCGCGTCGTCGGCCAGTCCCGCACCGAGCGCATCGCCCGCGGATCGGGCAAGCCCGAGGAACGCATCCGGGAACTGCTCCAGCAGCACAAGCAGATGGACCAGATGCTCAACCAGTTCCAGGGGATGGGCGAGGGCGACATGGAACGCATGATGCAACAGATGCAACAGCAGGGCGGCGGCCCCGGCGGCGGCATGGGCGGAATGGGCGGCGGTGGCGGCCCCTTCGGCGACTGA
- a CDS encoding cupin domain-containing protein yields MAYHQIDPDEIDATPDYPCDRRAVSDQVDTSLLHLARYTMAPGEQLPRVYHAHRQREEAFVVLSGTLHVETPDEAFVVPEGEVFLAEPESPHRAYNPDDADESVTVMGTGAPKTDPAIPYDDAE; encoded by the coding sequence GTGGCCTACCACCAGATCGACCCCGACGAGATCGACGCGACCCCGGACTACCCCTGTGATCGACGAGCAGTCTCCGACCAAGTGGACACGTCGCTGCTCCACCTCGCGCGCTACACCATGGCCCCCGGCGAGCAGCTCCCTCGCGTCTACCACGCACACCGCCAGCGCGAGGAGGCGTTCGTCGTGCTCTCGGGGACCCTCCACGTCGAGACGCCCGACGAGGCGTTCGTCGTCCCCGAGGGCGAGGTGTTCCTCGCCGAGCCCGAGAGCCCTCATCGGGCGTACAACCCCGACGACGCGGACGAGTCGGTGACTGTGATGGGGACTGGTGCGCCGAAGACCGACCCGGCGATCCCCTACGACGACGCGGAGTGA
- a CDS encoding bifunctional 4-hydroxy-2-oxoglutarate aldolase/2-dehydro-3-deoxy-phosphogluconate aldolase, giving the protein MTNKQAVMDSIVDSGVTAVMRGIPEDDIVDVAEAIHAGGVTALELTADAKRCSEMIAKVDRALAGTDAVIGAGTVMDGAAARNVIEAGAEFVLAPNLNEEVMEVCNRESVVAIPGVMTPTEADAAMAAGADILKMFPASTVGPDHIGALQGPLGDVPIMPTGGVSADNVDDYFDAGAVAVGAGSALVNYEAIEAGDMDGVREQAAEFVQAVEDARN; this is encoded by the coding sequence ATGACGAACAAACAGGCCGTCATGGACAGCATCGTCGACAGCGGCGTCACCGCAGTCATGCGCGGGATTCCCGAGGACGACATCGTCGACGTGGCCGAAGCCATCCACGCGGGCGGCGTCACCGCACTCGAACTGACCGCCGACGCCAAGCGTTGCAGCGAGATGATCGCGAAGGTCGACCGCGCGCTGGCGGGCACGGACGCCGTCATCGGCGCGGGCACCGTCATGGACGGCGCCGCCGCGCGCAACGTCATCGAGGCCGGCGCGGAGTTCGTCCTGGCACCCAATCTCAACGAGGAGGTCATGGAAGTGTGCAACCGCGAGAGCGTCGTCGCCATCCCCGGCGTCATGACGCCGACCGAGGCCGACGCGGCGATGGCCGCCGGTGCGGACATCCTGAAGATGTTCCCCGCCTCGACCGTCGGCCCGGACCACATCGGCGCGCTCCAGGGCCCGCTCGGTGACGTGCCGATCATGCCGACCGGCGGCGTCTCCGCGGACAACGTCGACGACTACTTCGACGCCGGTGCGGTCGCGGTCGGTGCCGGCTCCGCGCTGGTGAACTACGAGGCCATCGAGGCCGGCGACATGGACGGCGTCCGCGAGCAGGCCGCGGAGTTCGTCCAGGCCGTCGAAGACGCCCGGAACTGA